A genomic region of Streptomyces rimosus contains the following coding sequences:
- a CDS encoding MFS transporter: MIEPASAPPRTDRPPRPGLTRPMALLLAVTSAVTAANVYLNQPLLGAAAASFGVAPDVLGAVPTATQLGYAAGILLLVPAGDSHDRRRLILGLGTASALALAACALAPTVVWLVVAGFAVGLLSPVPQLVTPLAVALAAGGGAAGRGRVVGTVQAGLLVGVLASRAYSGALAEQVGWRAVFGCSCVLTLLTVLVLRRALPRVPAAASAPYRTTLASLPRLFAGHPPVRRITVSGALVGIAFGAFWTTLTFLLEGQYGYGSTEIGLFGLVAAASALASPYAGRLADRFGRRGALAALIGLVIVGWLLLLPGGGALGWLLAGVIVLDVGVWGSQAASQTSLFGLDPALHSRLNTLYFTLRFLGIAVGSLVGTVAWSGGGWPAVVVTGATTALAGLLVAVAPDRLPLRRRRKP, from the coding sequence GTGATCGAACCTGCTTCCGCTCCCCCGCGCACCGACCGCCCACCCCGTCCCGGCCTGACCCGCCCGATGGCGCTGCTGCTCGCCGTGACCAGCGCCGTCACGGCCGCCAACGTCTATCTGAACCAGCCGCTGCTGGGCGCCGCCGCCGCCTCGTTCGGGGTGGCCCCGGACGTCCTCGGCGCGGTTCCCACCGCCACCCAACTCGGCTATGCGGCGGGCATCCTGCTGCTGGTCCCGGCGGGCGACAGCCACGACCGGCGGCGGCTGATCCTCGGCCTCGGCACGGCCTCCGCTCTCGCGCTCGCCGCCTGCGCTCTCGCGCCCACCGTCGTCTGGCTGGTGGTGGCCGGTTTCGCGGTCGGGCTGCTCTCGCCCGTACCGCAGCTGGTCACCCCGCTCGCCGTCGCGCTGGCCGCGGGCGGCGGCGCGGCCGGCCGGGGCCGGGTGGTCGGCACCGTACAGGCCGGTCTGCTGGTCGGGGTGCTGGCCTCGCGCGCGTACTCGGGTGCGCTGGCGGAGCAGGTCGGGTGGCGCGCGGTCTTCGGCTGCTCCTGCGTGCTGACGCTGCTGACCGTGCTCGTCCTGCGCCGGGCCCTGCCCCGCGTCCCGGCGGCTGCCTCCGCCCCGTACCGGACCACGCTCGCCTCCCTGCCGCGGCTGTTCGCCGGCCATCCGCCGGTCCGTCGGATCACCGTCTCCGGGGCGCTGGTGGGGATCGCGTTCGGCGCGTTCTGGACGACGCTGACGTTCCTGCTGGAGGGGCAGTACGGGTACGGGTCCACCGAGATCGGCCTGTTCGGGCTGGTGGCCGCGGCGAGCGCGCTGGCCTCGCCGTACGCGGGACGGCTGGCCGACCGGTTCGGGCGGCGCGGGGCGCTCGCGGCGCTGATCGGCCTGGTGATCGTGGGCTGGCTGCTCCTGCTGCCGGGCGGCGGCGCCCTGGGCTGGCTGCTGGCCGGGGTGATCGTCCTGGACGTCGGGGTCTGGGGCAGTCAGGCGGCGTCGCAGACGTCGCTGTTCGGGCTCGACCCCGCGCTGCACAGCCGCCTCAACACCCTCTACTTCACCCTGCGCTTCCTCGGCATCGCCGTCGGATCGCTGGTGGGGACGGTGGCGTGGTCCGGCGGCGGCTGGCCCGCCGTGGTGGTCACCGGGGCCACCACGGCGCTCGCCGGACTGCTCGTGGCGGTCGCTCCGGACCGGCTGCCGCTCCGACGCCGCCGCAAGCCCTGA
- a CDS encoding AraC family transcriptional regulator, translated as MYGKSEHRDDYQNVPRPVAAMARDLPDGHHIPEHHHPRAQLIYGTTGAITVATGHGVWAVPATRGVWVPAGLTHAMTCAGAVAMRTLYITPQSAWHLPADPTVVSVSPLLRELIDEATRIPVEYDRRGRDGRVMELLLLELAPRPVPALHLPAPADPRLVDLCAAIRRSPGERWTTASAAAHAHLSPRSLHRRFGAATGMSLARWVQQARLVQAVTLLARGTPVTSVATDLGYATPSAFTAMFRRALGTTPSAYFESA; from the coding sequence GTGTACGGCAAGAGCGAGCACCGCGACGATTACCAGAACGTGCCCCGCCCGGTCGCCGCGATGGCCCGCGACCTGCCCGACGGCCACCACATCCCCGAACACCACCACCCCCGCGCCCAGCTGATCTACGGCACGACCGGCGCGATCACCGTCGCCACCGGGCACGGCGTATGGGCGGTCCCCGCCACCCGCGGCGTATGGGTGCCCGCCGGCCTCACCCACGCGATGACCTGCGCGGGCGCGGTCGCCATGCGGACCCTCTACATCACGCCGCAATCGGCCTGGCACCTGCCGGCCGACCCCACCGTCGTCTCGGTCTCCCCGCTGCTGCGCGAGTTGATCGACGAGGCCACCCGCATCCCGGTCGAGTACGACCGGCGGGGCCGCGACGGCCGGGTGATGGAACTCCTGCTCCTCGAACTCGCGCCGCGCCCCGTACCGGCGCTGCACCTGCCCGCACCGGCCGACCCGCGGCTCGTGGACCTCTGCGCGGCGATCCGCCGCAGCCCCGGCGAACGCTGGACCACCGCGTCCGCCGCGGCCCACGCCCACCTCAGCCCGCGCAGCCTGCACCGCAGGTTCGGCGCCGCGACCGGGATGAGCCTGGCCCGCTGGGTCCAGCAGGCCAGGCTCGTACAGGCCGTCACTTTGCTCGCGCGGGGCACACCGGTCACCTCCGTCGCGACCGACCTCGGGTACGCCACCCCCAGCGCCTTCACGGCCATGTTCCGGAGAGCGCTGGGGACCACGCCGTCGGCCTACTTCGAGAGCGCGTAG
- a CDS encoding helix-turn-helix transcriptional regulator: MATSRRRQELRDFLMSRRARVSPADAGLPDGGRRRTPGLRREEVAVLAGVGASWYQWLEQGRDITVSPQVLDSVARVLRLSDTERRHLYVLAGLNPPLPQAPDPAMLDMSEGLQRLIDAWMPFPAHILDPYWNCVAYNEAARLVLNYGQKGSRSNCLISYFTDPVYRSRAASWERNAPTIVAQYRAAWSQRAGDEGYEDVVREVSAASAEFAELWARGDVQDGGQIHKELEHPLVGTLLFEATQLRVPARPDLTIVLHNPRRTAEVDTAAKLEWLTSPEGRRGGMYSVAG; the protein is encoded by the coding sequence GTGGCCACATCGCGCCGCCGCCAGGAACTTCGGGACTTCCTGATGAGCCGCCGGGCCCGGGTCAGCCCGGCCGACGCCGGCCTGCCCGACGGAGGCCGCCGCCGTACGCCGGGACTGCGCCGCGAAGAGGTCGCGGTGCTCGCGGGGGTCGGCGCCTCCTGGTACCAGTGGCTGGAACAGGGCCGCGACATCACCGTCTCGCCGCAGGTCCTGGACTCCGTGGCGCGGGTGCTGCGGCTGAGCGACACCGAGCGGCGGCACCTGTACGTACTGGCAGGGCTCAACCCGCCGCTGCCACAGGCCCCGGACCCCGCGATGCTCGACATGAGCGAGGGGCTGCAACGGCTGATCGACGCGTGGATGCCGTTCCCGGCGCACATCCTCGACCCGTACTGGAACTGCGTCGCCTACAACGAGGCGGCGCGGCTGGTCCTCAACTACGGCCAGAAGGGCTCCCGTTCCAACTGTCTGATCTCCTACTTCACCGATCCGGTCTATCGGTCCCGCGCCGCCAGCTGGGAGCGGAACGCGCCGACGATCGTGGCGCAGTACCGGGCGGCGTGGTCGCAGCGGGCCGGTGACGAGGGGTACGAGGACGTCGTGCGGGAGGTGTCCGCGGCCAGCGCGGAGTTCGCGGAGCTGTGGGCGCGCGGGGACGTGCAGGACGGCGGGCAGATCCACAAGGAGCTGGAGCACCCGCTCGTCGGCACGCTGCTGTTCGAAGCCACCCAGCTGCGGGTGCCGGCCCGCCCGGACCTGACCATCGTGCTGCACAACCCCCGCCGGACGGCGGAGGTGGACACGGCGGCGAAGCTGGAGTGGCTCACCTCGCCGGAGGGCCGGCGGGGCGGGATGTATTCGGTGGCGGGCTGA
- a CDS encoding class I adenylate-forming enzyme family protein, with protein sequence MNQPAESPLPRDHVFPHALVDAFRRQPDTAAFEHRGRAVPRREVLDRAARCVRGLRAAGIGPGSSVAVAAGVTPETFALHLAVHLLGARLTGLRPGLPPRHLAQILSDGIDVLVHDEPSGTPELFTAAGDLGRLRLEKDLLSTAVATSPDDLVPRGRPDDIALITLTSGSTGQPKRCAHTYRSLSASWSWQPARWTARTSALAAAYARFLLFGTLTSAVIFEHLGLCLLGGGTAVIPDPPPSFPEVFARHRITACLLTVPRLYHILDTLRTEPVDTSSLRALLVAGSPLAPHRLAEATERLGPVVHQGYGQTETGMLTLLTPDDLAHGPRSAYGTVGRPLDGVEIDVRDPGGGQPPADGATGEIWVRTAGALAGYWRDEAETRAVLRDGWVRTRDLGRLDEHGFLRLTGRTREVIIVNAVLHYAGAIEQALARHPDVDQAYVVGAPDERTGEAAHAFVVPTAERRPDPAALRTHVAAELGPASVPATITVIAEVPVAGSGKPDKRALLGLVGGGGPVGGGGSVAGAAGGGGPVGGAVRSG encoded by the coding sequence ATGAATCAGCCAGCCGAAAGCCCATTGCCCCGCGACCACGTCTTCCCGCACGCCCTCGTCGACGCCTTCCGACGGCAGCCGGACACGGCGGCCTTCGAACACCGGGGACGCGCCGTCCCGCGCCGCGAGGTCCTGGACCGGGCCGCCCGCTGCGTACGCGGACTGCGCGCCGCGGGCATCGGCCCGGGCTCGTCCGTCGCGGTCGCCGCCGGTGTCACCCCCGAGACGTTCGCCCTGCACCTGGCGGTGCACTTGCTGGGCGCCCGGCTGACCGGCCTGCGCCCCGGACTGCCGCCGCGGCACCTCGCGCAGATCCTGTCCGACGGCATCGACGTCCTGGTGCACGACGAGCCGTCGGGCACCCCCGAACTCTTCACGGCAGCCGGTGACCTCGGCCGACTCCGCCTGGAAAAGGACCTGTTGAGTACGGCGGTCGCCACCTCACCGGACGACCTCGTGCCCCGCGGGCGCCCGGACGACATCGCGCTGATCACCCTGACCAGCGGCAGCACCGGGCAGCCCAAGCGGTGCGCCCACACCTACCGCAGCCTGAGCGCGAGTTGGTCGTGGCAGCCCGCCCGCTGGACCGCGCGGACCTCCGCGCTCGCCGCCGCCTACGCGCGCTTCCTGCTCTTCGGCACCCTCACCAGCGCGGTGATCTTCGAGCATCTGGGGCTGTGCCTCCTCGGCGGCGGCACCGCCGTCATCCCCGACCCGCCGCCGTCCTTCCCGGAGGTCTTCGCGCGGCACCGCATCACCGCCTGCCTGCTCACCGTCCCCCGGCTGTACCACATCCTGGACACCCTGCGTACCGAGCCCGTGGACACCAGCAGCCTGCGCGCCCTGCTCGTGGCCGGATCCCCCCTGGCGCCGCACCGCCTCGCCGAGGCCACCGAACGGCTCGGCCCGGTCGTGCACCAGGGATACGGCCAGACCGAGACCGGCATGCTGACCCTGCTCACGCCCGACGACCTCGCCCACGGGCCCCGGTCGGCGTACGGCACGGTGGGGCGGCCCTTGGACGGGGTGGAGATCGACGTACGGGACCCGGGCGGCGGGCAGCCGCCGGCCGACGGCGCCACCGGGGAGATCTGGGTCCGTACCGCCGGGGCACTGGCCGGTTACTGGCGCGACGAGGCGGAGACCCGCGCCGTGCTGCGCGACGGCTGGGTACGCACCCGCGACCTCGGCCGCCTCGACGAGCACGGCTTCCTGCGGCTCACCGGGCGCACCCGCGAGGTGATCATCGTCAACGCCGTACTGCACTACGCGGGCGCCATCGAACAGGCGCTGGCCCGGCACCCGGACGTGGACCAGGCGTACGTCGTGGGCGCGCCGGACGAGCGGACCGGCGAGGCCGCCCACGCGTTCGTCGTACCGACGGCGGAACGGCGGCCCGACCCGGCCGCGCTGCGCACGCACGTCGCGGCGGAGCTGGGCCCCGCGAGCGTGCCCGCCACGATCACCGTCATCGCGGAGGTACCGGTCGCGGGGAGCGGCAAGCCGGACAAGCGGGCCCTGCTGGGTCTGGTCGGGGGCGGTGGGCCGGTCGGGGGCGGCGGCTCGGTCGCGGGTGCGGCTGGTGGCGGTGGGCCGGTCGGGGGTGCGGTCCGCTCCGGGTGA
- a CDS encoding NAD(P)-binding domain-containing protein, giving the protein MSHEETTDYLVVGAGPAGLQAGYFLQQAGRSYLIVEAGAAPGTFFTRFPRHRTLISINKVHTGWDDPELNMRTDWNSLLSDERTPLFTARTPRYFPAADEMVGYLADFAATHRLRIRYNTHVTEISRPDGGPSGPGDFHVRTADGAVLRARRLIVATGVTRPYVPPIEGVEEVERYDEVDVDPAAFTGQRVLIIGRGNSAFETADNLIETASVIHVAGPGSLKLAWQTHFVGHLRAVNNNFLDTYQLKLQNAVLDGNILRIRRQADGTYKVSVSFSRVQEVVKDIVYDRVILATGFRFDPTIFAPACRPELAINDRFPAQTDAWESVNVPGLYFAGTITQVRDFKKTTSGFIHGFRYGVRALHRILEARHHGRPWPARTLPGTAEAVTDAAIARVNRSSALFQMFGFLADAVLVDRDGTARYCEEVPVDHLHTAVADGGFGDIDRYFTVTLEYGEGHDKVNPFDITAGRNSQQDTTGLDGRYLHPVIRAFDGAAPGKATAEHHVTENLENEWDSEEVHRAPLRSFLRTRLSERDAAARP; this is encoded by the coding sequence GTGAGCCACGAAGAAACGACGGACTATCTGGTGGTCGGTGCGGGACCCGCCGGATTACAGGCCGGATATTTTCTGCAGCAGGCCGGGCGCAGTTATCTCATCGTGGAGGCCGGTGCGGCCCCCGGTACGTTTTTCACCCGCTTTCCCCGGCACCGCACGCTCATTTCCATCAACAAGGTGCACACCGGGTGGGACGACCCCGAGCTGAACATGCGCACCGACTGGAACTCCCTGCTCTCCGACGAGCGCACCCCGCTGTTCACCGCCCGCACCCCGCGCTATTTCCCCGCCGCCGACGAGATGGTCGGCTATCTCGCCGACTTCGCCGCCACGCACCGGCTCCGCATCCGCTACAACACCCACGTCACCGAGATCTCCCGGCCGGACGGCGGCCCGTCCGGCCCCGGCGACTTCCACGTCCGTACCGCCGACGGCGCCGTCCTGCGCGCCCGGCGGCTCATCGTGGCGACCGGCGTGACCCGCCCGTACGTGCCCCCCATCGAGGGCGTCGAGGAGGTCGAGCGCTACGACGAGGTGGACGTGGACCCGGCCGCCTTCACCGGGCAGCGGGTGCTGATCATCGGCCGCGGCAACTCCGCGTTCGAAACCGCGGACAACCTCATCGAGACCGCCTCCGTCATCCACGTCGCCGGCCCCGGCTCGCTGAAGCTCGCCTGGCAGACCCATTTCGTCGGACACCTGCGGGCCGTCAACAACAACTTTCTCGACACCTATCAGCTGAAATTGCAGAACGCGGTGCTGGACGGCAACATCCTGCGTATCCGGCGGCAAGCGGACGGTACCTATAAGGTCTCCGTGTCCTTTTCCCGGGTCCAGGAAGTCGTCAAGGACATCGTGTACGACCGGGTCATCCTCGCCACCGGATTCCGCTTCGACCCGACGATATTCGCCCCGGCGTGCCGCCCCGAACTGGCGATCAACGACAGATTCCCGGCGCAGACCGACGCCTGGGAATCCGTGAACGTACCCGGGCTGTACTTCGCCGGCACCATCACCCAGGTACGCGATTTCAAGAAAACCACCAGTGGTTTCATCCACGGCTTCCGGTACGGCGTACGGGCCCTGCACCGCATCCTCGAAGCCCGCCACCACGGCCGGCCCTGGCCCGCCCGGACGCTGCCCGGCACCGCCGAGGCCGTCACCGACGCGGCGATCGCCCGCGTCAACCGCAGCTCGGCGCTCTTCCAGATGTTCGGCTTCCTCGCCGACGCGGTGCTCGTCGACCGGGACGGCACGGCCCGCTACTGCGAAGAGGTCCCGGTCGACCATCTGCACACCGCCGTCGCGGACGGCGGCTTCGGCGACATCGACCGGTACTTCACCGTCACCCTCGAATACGGCGAGGGCCACGACAAGGTGAACCCCTTCGACATCACCGCGGGCCGCAACTCCCAGCAGGACACCACCGGCCTGGACGGCCGCTACCTGCACCCCGTGATCCGCGCCTTCGACGGCGCGGCGCCCGGCAAGGCGACCGCCGAGCACCACGTCACCGAGAACCTCGAAAACGAGTGGGACAGCGAGGAGGTCCACCGCGCGCCCCTGCGGAGCTTCCTGCGTACCCGGCTCTCCGAGCGGGACGCGGCGGCCCGGCCGTGA
- a CDS encoding alpha-hydroxy acid oxidase has translation MIPTLADLHEQARERLAPRVYDYFAGGAGGETALRENEAAFRRLALLPRVLRGAATRDLSVTLCGDRLSLPVLVSPTAFHRLAHPEGELATARATAAAGTVLVTGMAATVPVAEVTAAARAVRADAPVWFQLYLQPEPEVTLALVRRAERAGCSALVVTVDSPVFGRRERDARHGFDDLPDGLAAENMRGLPGAPDGRPRDIAMTPGLSWDDLRRLRAQTRLPVLLKGILHPGDARIAVAEGVDGLLVSNHGGRQLDAAPASIEALPAVVLAVAGRVPVLLDGGVRRGSDAAVALALGASAVGIGRPVLWGLAADGEKGVRHVLELLRAEFDHVLALCGGGSPADLGPDLVVARGSARGEGEGEAR, from the coding sequence GTGATCCCCACCCTCGCCGACCTGCACGAACAGGCGCGGGAACGGCTCGCCCCCCGGGTGTACGACTACTTCGCCGGCGGCGCCGGCGGGGAGACGGCCCTGCGCGAGAACGAGGCGGCGTTCCGCAGGCTCGCCCTGCTGCCCCGCGTCCTGCGCGGGGCGGCCACCCGCGACCTGTCCGTCACGCTGTGCGGCGACCGCCTGTCCCTGCCCGTCCTGGTCTCGCCCACCGCCTTTCACCGCCTCGCCCATCCGGAGGGCGAACTCGCCACCGCCCGCGCGACGGCGGCGGCCGGCACGGTCCTGGTCACCGGCATGGCGGCGACCGTGCCGGTGGCCGAGGTGACCGCCGCCGCCCGCGCGGTACGGGCCGATGCGCCCGTGTGGTTCCAGCTCTATCTGCAGCCCGAACCGGAGGTCACGCTCGCGCTGGTGCGCCGGGCGGAGCGGGCCGGGTGCTCGGCGCTGGTCGTCACCGTCGACTCGCCGGTCTTCGGCCGCCGCGAACGCGACGCCCGGCACGGCTTCGACGACCTGCCCGACGGCCTGGCCGCCGAGAACATGCGCGGCCTGCCCGGCGCCCCGGACGGCCGCCCCCGCGACATCGCCATGACGCCGGGCCTCTCCTGGGACGACCTGCGCCGGCTGCGGGCGCAGACCCGGCTGCCGGTGCTGCTCAAGGGCATCCTGCACCCAGGCGACGCCCGGATCGCCGTCGCCGAGGGCGTGGACGGCCTGCTGGTCTCCAACCACGGCGGCCGTCAGCTCGACGCCGCACCGGCGAGCATCGAGGCGCTGCCCGCCGTCGTCCTGGCCGTCGCGGGCCGGGTGCCGGTGCTGCTGGACGGCGGCGTACGGCGGGGCTCGGACGCGGCCGTGGCCCTCGCCCTGGGTGCGTCGGCCGTGGGTATCGGCCGCCCGGTGCTGTGGGGCCTGGCCGCGGACGGCGAGAAGGGCGTCCGGCACGTACTGGAGCTGCTGCGCGCCGAGTTCGACCACGTACTGGCGCTGTGCGGCGGCGGCAGCCCGGCCGACCTCGGGCCGGACCTGGTGGTCGCGCGGGGGAGTGCGCGCGGCGAAGGCGAAGGGGAGGCCCGATGA
- a CDS encoding cytochrome P450: MNTLRTAKLLAAAAGLLSVPYWLPRSVVAARVALFARINGDEGIAFPSADVPADRFQEIYSHPAANGRSRGAALSDLFWYWLAPGPEVHQEHLEDGPRYDEVARTTLAVLGGPSRELSAAVARRTAAVLDELVTGRAELVRLRDLMMPVWAEFFYGLVFREPCPPYVRRLIVDNAADVVNSLKCTRLRHPARRARLTRHLRQRIAAGTVPPHHLPGSLTPDEQAYYLQGTFFNTAIVQMSEAMAHLLLVLAQHPEAQRRLAAGPDDDRYFSNVLNETLRLYPLFGVAHRISTDDIPLGPGTAIPAGSVLCFNYPDYHATGYTDPEVFDPARWDRLVAKEQHHIPFGVAANRPCPAWRLAPLAMHAATREVLRRFTLHSTVAHTRSIPHRAPCLLVRRDRPLPKHRLLAARVFLRVRDRWEDVWRSCVQLVLGTWMVLDARRLRPAERYFATHDTQGVPLPGTAPAPARCPYPHA, encoded by the coding sequence ATGAACACCCTCCGCACCGCCAAGCTGCTCGCCGCCGCGGCCGGTCTCCTCTCCGTCCCGTACTGGCTGCCGCGCTCCGTCGTCGCCGCCCGCGTCGCGCTCTTCGCGCGGATCAACGGCGACGAGGGCATCGCCTTCCCGAGCGCCGACGTCCCCGCCGACCGCTTCCAGGAGATCTACTCCCACCCCGCCGCCAACGGCCGCAGCCGGGGCGCCGCCCTCTCGGACCTCTTCTGGTACTGGCTGGCGCCCGGCCCCGAGGTGCACCAGGAGCACCTGGAGGACGGCCCGCGCTACGACGAGGTCGCCCGTACCACCCTCGCCGTGCTGGGCGGTCCCAGCCGCGAGCTGTCCGCCGCGGTGGCCCGCCGTACCGCCGCCGTGCTCGACGAACTGGTCACCGGCCGGGCCGAGTTGGTCCGGCTGCGCGACCTGATGATGCCGGTGTGGGCGGAGTTCTTCTACGGACTCGTGTTCCGCGAACCGTGCCCGCCGTACGTCCGGCGCCTGATCGTGGACAACGCCGCCGACGTGGTCAACTCCCTGAAGTGCACCCGGCTCCGCCACCCGGCCCGCCGCGCCCGCCTCACCCGCCACCTGCGGCAGCGCATCGCCGCCGGGACCGTACCGCCGCACCACCTGCCGGGCTCCCTCACGCCCGACGAGCAGGCGTACTACCTCCAGGGCACCTTCTTCAACACGGCCATCGTCCAGATGTCCGAGGCCATGGCCCACCTGCTGCTGGTCCTCGCCCAGCACCCGGAGGCGCAGCGCAGGCTCGCCGCCGGACCGGACGACGACCGGTACTTCTCCAACGTCCTCAACGAGACGCTGCGGCTCTACCCGCTCTTCGGCGTCGCCCACCGCATCAGCACGGACGACATCCCGCTCGGCCCCGGCACGGCCATCCCCGCCGGCTCCGTCCTGTGCTTCAACTACCCCGACTACCACGCCACCGGCTACACCGACCCCGAGGTCTTCGACCCCGCCCGCTGGGACCGCCTGGTGGCCAAGGAGCAGCACCACATCCCGTTCGGCGTCGCCGCCAACCGGCCGTGCCCGGCCTGGCGGCTCGCCCCGCTGGCCATGCACGCCGCGACCCGCGAGGTGCTGCGCCGCTTCACCCTCCACTCCACCGTCGCCCACACCCGCTCCATCCCGCACCGCGCCCCCTGCCTGCTGGTCCGGCGCGACCGTCCGCTGCCGAAGCACCGGCTGCTCGCCGCCCGGGTCTTCCTGAGGGTGCGCGACCGGTGGGAGGACGTGTGGCGCAGCTGCGTCCAGCTCGTCCTCGGTACGTGGATGGTGCTCGACGCCCGCCGCCTGCGCCCGGCCGAGCGCTACTTCGCCACCCACGACACGCAGGGCGTCCCGCTGCCGGGCACCGCCCCCGCCCCGGCGCGCTGTCCGTACCCGCACGCCTGA
- a CDS encoding cation:proton antiporter, with product MSTTELGPVFFLAVVVILLVCRLVGRALRALGQPPVVGEMVAGVVLGPSVLGLLAPGVEAALFPPELRPALYVAGQIGLVVFMFQTGYEFRTAGIRRVAKPATMISSAGILVPFALGVGLTYAVHDSVDVFPKDVAVGVSALFVGVTLAITAFPMLARIITERGLTGTRFGSLSLASGAVDDALAWVLLAGVLGMAGSGTGPLLIALAGSAGLVVVLALLARSGTRLAGLTHRRAPDELLLVTVVLLFLAAWYTDRIGLYAVFGAFSLGVVFPRSEAVDRAIEAIGPISRIVFLPLFFTYSGLNTDFALLASPGLLLFTVACVALAVLGKLGACWLAARAAGEEGAVALRIGTLMNARGLMQLIAINIGLAAGIVTPSLFAVLVVVALVTTVMATPLLTLWDRIDARRAVGPARAERVGAAP from the coding sequence ATGTCCACCACCGAGTTGGGGCCGGTCTTCTTCCTGGCCGTCGTCGTCATCCTGCTCGTCTGCCGGCTGGTCGGCCGGGCCCTGCGCGCACTGGGCCAGCCGCCCGTGGTGGGCGAGATGGTCGCCGGCGTGGTGCTGGGGCCGTCCGTGCTGGGCCTGCTGGCGCCCGGCGTGGAGGCGGCCCTCTTCCCGCCGGAACTGCGGCCCGCGCTGTATGTCGCCGGGCAGATCGGCCTGGTCGTCTTCATGTTCCAGACCGGCTACGAGTTCCGTACGGCGGGCATCCGGAGGGTGGCCAAGCCGGCCACGATGATCTCCTCGGCCGGCATCCTCGTACCGTTCGCGCTGGGCGTGGGGCTGACCTACGCCGTCCACGACAGCGTCGACGTCTTCCCGAAGGACGTGGCCGTCGGCGTCTCGGCCCTCTTCGTCGGCGTAACTCTCGCGATCACCGCGTTCCCCATGCTGGCCCGCATCATCACCGAGCGCGGCCTGACCGGCACCCGCTTCGGCTCCCTGTCCCTGGCGTCCGGCGCGGTGGACGACGCGCTGGCGTGGGTGCTGCTCGCCGGGGTGCTGGGCATGGCCGGCAGCGGCACCGGGCCGCTGCTCATCGCCCTCGCCGGGAGCGCCGGCCTGGTGGTCGTCCTCGCGCTGCTCGCCCGCTCCGGCACCCGCCTGGCGGGCCTCACCCACCGCCGGGCCCCCGACGAGCTGCTGCTGGTCACCGTCGTCCTGCTCTTCCTCGCCGCCTGGTACACCGACCGCATCGGCCTGTACGCGGTCTTCGGCGCGTTCAGCCTGGGCGTGGTCTTCCCGCGCTCCGAGGCGGTGGACCGCGCGATCGAGGCGATCGGGCCGATCAGCCGGATCGTCTTCCTGCCGCTGTTCTTCACCTACTCCGGCCTGAACACCGACTTCGCGCTGCTGGCCTCGCCCGGCCTGCTGCTGTTCACCGTGGCCTGCGTCGCCCTGGCCGTCCTCGGCAAGCTGGGCGCCTGCTGGCTGGCGGCCCGGGCGGCGGGGGAGGAGGGCGCGGTCGCGCTGCGCATCGGGACGCTGATGAACGCGCGGGGCCTGATGCAGCTCATCGCGATCAACATCGGCCTGGCGGCCGGCATCGTGACGCCGTCGCTGTTCGCGGTGCTGGTCGTGGTGGCGCTGGTGACGACGGTGATGGCCACCCCGCTGCTCACCCTGTGGGACCGCATCGACGCCCGCCGGGCGGTCGGCCCGGCGCGGGCGGAGCGGGTCGGCGCCGCGCCCTGA
- the era gene encoding GTPase Era has protein sequence MSVPTESSAPHRAGFACFVGRPNAGKSTLTNALVGTKVAITSNRPQTTRHTVRGIVHRPDAQLVLVDTPGLHKPRTLLGERLNDVVRTTWAEVDVIGFCLPADQKLGPGDRFIAGELAGIKKTPKIAIVTKTDLVDSKQLAEQLLAVDRLGQELGIEWAEIIPVSAVGDKQVQLVADLLVPMLPESPPLYPEGDLTDEPEQVMVAELIREAALEGVRDELPHSIAVVVEEMLPREDRPADKPLLDIHANVYIERPSQKGIIIGPKGKRLKEVGMKSRKHIEALLGTPVYLDLHVKVAKDWQRDPKQLRKLGF, from the coding sequence ATGAGCGTTCCCACAGAGTCCTCCGCACCGCACCGCGCCGGCTTCGCCTGCTTCGTCGGCCGCCCGAACGCGGGCAAGTCGACCCTCACGAACGCTCTGGTCGGTACGAAGGTGGCCATCACCTCCAACCGCCCGCAGACCACCCGGCACACCGTGCGCGGCATCGTGCACCGCCCGGACGCCCAGCTCGTCCTGGTCGACACCCCGGGCCTGCACAAGCCGCGCACCCTGCTCGGCGAGCGGCTCAACGACGTCGTACGCACCACCTGGGCCGAGGTCGACGTGATCGGCTTCTGCCTGCCCGCCGACCAGAAGCTCGGCCCCGGCGACCGCTTCATCGCGGGCGAGCTGGCCGGGATCAAGAAGACCCCGAAGATCGCCATCGTCACCAAGACCGACCTGGTCGACTCCAAGCAGCTCGCCGAACAGCTGCTCGCCGTCGACCGGCTCGGCCAGGAGCTGGGCATCGAGTGGGCGGAGATCATTCCGGTCTCGGCGGTCGGCGACAAGCAGGTGCAGCTCGTCGCGGACCTGCTCGTCCCGATGCTCCCCGAGAGCCCCCCGCTCTACCCCGAGGGCGACCTCACCGACGAGCCCGAGCAGGTCATGGTCGCCGAGCTGATCCGCGAGGCGGCCCTCGAAGGCGTACGGGACGAGCTGCCGCACTCCATCGCCGTCGTCGTCGAGGAGATGCTGCCGCGCGAGGACCGCCCGGCCGACAAGCCGCTGCTGGACATCCACGCCAACGTCTACATCGAGCGGCCCAGCCAGAAGGGGATCATCATCGGCCCCAAGGGGAAGCGGCTGAAGGAGGTCGGCATGAAGTCCCGCAAGCACATCGAGGCGCTGCTCGGCACGCCGGTCTACCTCGACCTGCACGTCAAGGTCGCCAAGGACTGGCAGCGCGACCCGAAGCAACTGCGCAAGCTCGGCTTCTGA